cgaagaagaaggtgaatttgagatacttaccctagctagttggttctcccactattcatactcgaagacgagcattcgttcaagcatggggggatggctgggtaagtattctatgttatcaaaagttctaaggagcaaaaagaaaagaaaagaaaaagaaagaaagaggaaaatagaaaaatgatagaaaaagaaaaaaaagaataaaatgctccttagctctttttggcttcattaattttccaagttactttgaagaactattccatactcaaatcttccaaccatgtgcaatccgataacgagaacttcatttgtgtctcgggatcatccatttgccacttgcacatgtccacctatttaaatgtgtgtgtttcatctttccccctctccaacattattttccaatggcctttttgactagtctcggtaattccattagatctctctcttagtttgataatatttcaagtataatgttttgctaggattgtttttacctaccaagctccacataatccttccacttttatatatgagtagaaccggtcacaacatgaacttaaatgctaaatacttgagagagcaatatgtcttgttatgtatgactaagtgtagagaggacattgaggggcaacgctgatttctttataagcaaagctcctggacttactcgaggacgagcaaggtttaagcatggggggaatgttggcgctccttaagtaccccttttatcccttgtttatccttgataatggcatgaatttaatatcaaaatcactaactgtcctaaccccggcctaattattggtcattttcacacttgcacatatattttggaggaacttcgtttttgcaggtttttggcctattttggagcatgaaatgacgaggcccgtgatcgagggctaacacggagaaaaacgaaggccaaagcccaaagaaaggaccaaagcccatgttgattcgaagcccattcatgcacatccatcctccaagtgagcccaaaggaccaagcctacgaagatgagatcaagatacttcgggattaagcaaagcaaatgaagatttaaggaagaattccctatcctatcctttcctcgaagatatctccaagataacgacgtcaaaaggggtgcaatcgtgaaggacataaactctagaagatgcgaggagtctgcacgcgaaaggaggacacgagacggcgaaggaatgagccaggccggccggcctaggcccattgggccggccggcccagccctattttaggtcggttcgacctccccttcgaccggtggcttcctcggcttataaatagctcgcaccttattcaactcgaagcatccatccacccagaactcgacgaaaacctagggtcaagaccggagggagacgatggccgccgcaagtctttgaagttgtctaggagacggcttaggccgaccctagccgccgtggcctccctgcgtggttgtgccatggcggagttcatgagctagttggattcatcgatggtgtgcacatggcggtgatgatccaaacgaatctattatgtgagtaatgataatcatgtcttccgaatctattagcgattatgttctctctttcgatttcgttcttctctttgggtttgctttatcttagatctattatcgagatagatcgcttagcatgatcttgtagtcatggtggctagaggttcatggcggaactaccaaagggggttcgacttgcttcagggtacttttgtcgaaagaggtggcatcgtgacaggccgttgccactaagtaggtggagtatcgagggatcggattggagattttgagtttaaagatgcttttgattgagatgcatgatttatccgctcgttagcttgaactacaactagatgatgataggcctagtcatatctttggttttgctatgattaagcctatattcatggatgagatcaacctttacatatcactcatatctattaaaggtttaccctttatatgcaatcaatgcttcatgttaggatagatccattagattagatggaaaaccttaggtagttctttgtcgatccacggattgataaaccttgggggaatactctaagggaaaagctacatgaaccgtgcgcttgcggtatacaaatcggggcactaaggagcatcaacacgGACCAGGTGGTGCAGGTGGTGGAGACGCCGGAGATGGCGGTGCCGGGGCGGTTCGAGAGCCCAAGAGAGGTCGCCTCGAACGCCATGCTCGGCGAAGCCGGCACCAGCGGCCTCATCACTCCTGCTTCCGAGGGATGCCTCGGGGCCGGACCGTCCGAGCAGCCCTGTGAGGGGATAAGCTGGGCGATTGTCTAGCTCGGGGTCCCCAAGGATTTTGTTCACGTCGAGCGCGAAGAAGACGAGATCTGGCAGGTGCAGCTCAATCTCGGTGACGCGATGGACGCCGACATCCAGCACGTCCTTCAGCTCCACTGGCAGGAGATGCACAATGTCAACAGGGTAAGTGCCCTTCCTGCTCTTGCCCATTTCTGATTATGTTTGTACGTTGTCTGCTCATGTTCTTTGTTCGCAGCAGCTGATGATCCTATCGAGGGACAAGAGCGTCAAGCTGGCCCAGTTGTATTCCAAGGTGGGCTGGCTTGAACAGTACAGCGCCAGCCTAGGTTTGCGGCTGAACGAGGCCTCCACCCAGGCATCCAAAATGGAGGCACAAGCTCGTGGGctggagctcgagctcaccaGTGCCAACGGCGAGCGCGACGTGCAGAGGGCAGCAGCCGAGCAGAAggccaaggaggccgagctgcaAGTGGCCGCACTGCGCGAGAATGTGGAGGCGCTCGCGGCAAGGGCGGCTCGGTCCCAGCACCAAGAGGCTACCATCAAAGCGCTTACCGATACCCTCGTGCAGAAGGATGCTCTCCTCGAGGCGCACGGGGATGCCCTTCGCAGCGTTGAGACCGCCCTCGAAGAAAGGGGGTCCTCGGTGTCGGTGCTCCTACAACAAGTCGACACCGTGCGGGCAGAGCTAGATGAGTAGAGGAGGCGCACCGAGGGTAAGTACTaaaattggctttagttaactTGGTTTTGTCAAGACTTATCTTCGTTTCCGCTCAGAGCTGCggaaggcggtggcggaggagacCACGGTGAAGGAGGCCCTCCAAGTCGCATACTCGTCAGTGCAGAAGGACTACGAGGACCTGGAGGGCGCTGCTGTGGCCACGTGCCAGGGACTCTAGGGCGAGGGCGGCTCGTCGGGTAGCTCGCTGGTCAGTCGTCTGAGGTCCTTGGGCGACCGGGTGGCCGAGCGACTCAAGGGCGCCCTCCACCTCGGCGTCCAGAAAGCCCTCGGCGTCGTCTCGACACACTACATCGTCAACTTTGAGTAGTTGGCCACATGCTACATCATCCCCGACGGCGACGATGACGCCAAGGTTGATGCTATGGAGCAAGCCGATGCAACTGCCGAGGGTGCCGCCTCAACCTTGGCCGAGCTTTTCGAAAGTGAGCTCCTCCCCGGTGCCGTGGATGACGAAGACGAGGGTGCGCGTAGTGGAGAAGGCGACCTGTAGATAGCCTAGGTCATGGGGCCCAAGTAGATAAGTTAGgattttgacttgattttaTTTTCCTATGTAAAGGAACAAAGACGTAATCTTAATGGTGTGGCCACTCGAGGCCTTTGAGTATTTGCGCATCATTTTTTCTACCATTTTTTCGTGCTCTCGTGTGCGGCTTAGATAAATTTCTGCAAGGATTTTCACGTTCATAAGCTACTTAGGCGcagggaggtgagtggggatgccgtgtcccagaggcgtaggcggtcccaCGGCTCGGCCGGCCTTGTAccatagttgcttacgccttgcATCCGTTTTTCTAAGTGTTCGAGAGGCTTAGATACGAAAATTTTCGGAAAAAACAACAGTATTTTGTGGacattcgggggttccccccgttgTAGCCctcgagggaggcttggctttgccgagggcaaAGCCAAGGCTCTCTCAGTGTTGTGCGCTcatccgagcccccgagagTTCGAATGATTCACGAGTAATTTGTAAGTAAAGCATACTTCTTTATTATCTCGGGATTTAAAATACGAGTACAAaatatgtacaaatagcttggaatttTAAGAATAGAAGCGACGTAACTGCtgaatgttccaagcgttggtgaagacttcgccctTCTCATTAGCTAGCTTGTAGGTGCCTGGCTTGAGGACCTCCGCAACGATGCACGGGCCCTCCCATGGCGGGGTAAGCTTGTGGCGCCCTTGGCTATCTTGCCGAAGCCTCAACACCAGGTCTCCCTTGTTGAGGTCCCGACGTCGAACTTTCTGCGCCTGATATCGTCGCAGAGACTGCTGGTAATGCGCcaagtgtaggagcgccacgtctcgagtcTCGTCCAcctgatccagcgagtcctccCGGACTTGCTAGTTCTGCTGCTCCTGGTAGGCTTTGAGCCTCGGGGACCCATACTCCATGTCAGTGGGGAGGATAGTCTCGGCGCCATAGATGAGGAAGAATGAGCTGAAGCCCGTGGCTCGACTCGGGGTCATTCTCAAGCTCCAGATGACCGaaggtagctccgtgagccatctGTGGCCAAACTTATTtaacttgttgaagattcttggcttgaggccttgtaggatcatgccgttggcacgttCTACTTGGCCATTTGTTTGTGGATGTGCCACAGCTGACCAATCCACACATATGTGATAGTCATCGCAGAACTTTAAGAACTTCTtccctgtgaactgggtgccattaTCCATGATGAttgagttcgggaccccgaacctgtagATTATGTTGGTGAAGAACTGCACGGCCTACTCGGATTTGATCCTGGCGATGGGTCAatcctcgatccacttggagaacttgtcgattgccaccagcaagtgggtgaagcccccgggcacTTTCTGTAATGGTCCGACGAGGTCTAGTCCCCATACGGCGAAAGGCCATATAATGGTGATGGTTTGCAGAGCATGAGCCGGAAGGTGCGTCTGacgggcgtagaactggcagccCTCGCAAGTCCGCATGATTTTCGAGGCATTAGTGACTgctgtgggccagtaaaagccctgCCTGAACGCGTTGCCTACGAGAGTGTGTGGTGCCGCGTGATGGCCGCAGGCTCCGATGTGGATGTCCCGAAGCAGCTCCCTACCCTCAGGAATGGGGATGCAACGTTGTAGGACTCCCGAGAGGCTGCGTTTGTACAGTTCACTGTTGATCACGGCGAAAGACTTGGCCTGCCTAGTGATGCGCTGCGCCTGAGCGCGATCCGAGGGTAGCACCCCTCGGTTGATCCAGTCGAGATATTGGTCGCGCCAGTCTCGCTGAAATGGAGTCTCGTCAATTTGCATTGCCTCGGTCTCCATCTCCATGGCCTCGGACTCGCCTGCTGAGGGATTCCCGTCCGAGGGTTCGGCGGAGGAGTGGCCGACtccctctgatccttgaaatcGACGGATGGTTTGGCGAGGTCACGGGCAAAGATATTCGAGGGAACGGTGGTCCACCCAGACGCAATCTTAGCCAGCTCGTccgcatcctcgttgtacttgtgtgggatgtggttgagttctaggctatcgaacttgtcttcgagttGGCGCACcgcgttgcagtatgcctccatctttgaGTCGTGACAGCcagactccttcatcacctagacgatgacgagttgagagtcaccccgcacgtcgaggcgcttgatgCCAAGTTCGATGGCAACgcagaggccactgaggagggcatcgtactccgccatattgttggaCACTGGGAAGTGGAGGCGGACCACGTAGTGCATGTGCACTCCGAGGGGCGAGATGAAAAGGAGACCAGCACCTGCGCCGGGTTTCATCACTGACCCaacgaagtacatggtccaacaCTCCGCTTGAATTTGtggtgggggcagctgagtgtcggTCCATTCAGCAATGAAGTCAGCCAAAATTTGGGATTTGATCGCCTTACGAGGCGCATAAGTGAGAGCTTCTCCCATTAGTTCCACTGACCACTTGGCAATCCTACCCATGGCTTCCCTATtgtggactatctctcccaaggggaaggacgagaccacggtgacgggatggacctcaaagtagtggcgcagcttgcgccgaggcAGAACCAATGCGTATAACAGATTCTGGATCTATGGATACCGTGACTTGGTCTCGGACAAtacttcgctgatgtagtacactggCCGTTGGACCGGCAGAGCGTGTCCTTCGTCttgtctttccacaacaattgctgcgctgaccacttgggtcgtcgctgctacgtataggtagaggggctcgctaCCTATCGGCGGTGTCAGGATgggggcatgagtgagcgaCGCCTTTAGCCTATCGAGGGCTTCctgagcctcgggggtccacgaaAAATGCTCGGTTATCCTCAGAAGTCGGTATGgaggcaagcctttctcaccgAGGCGTGAGATGAAATAGCTAAGGGCTGCCAGGCAGCCCATGACCCTATGTACCCCCTTTAAATCTCGGATCGGCTCCATCCGtttgatggccgagactttctcagggttgggttcgatccctcgctgggagacgatgaagcccaagagcatgcctcgaggcaccccgaacacgcatttTTCTAGGTTGAGCTTTACCCCCTTGGCTCTAAGGCAATCGAACGCGATCTtgagatcggctaccaggtcGTCGGCCTTCTTGGATTTTACAATGACgtcatcgacatatgcttctatgttccgcccgatatggtccccgaacacgtggagcatacaccgctggtatgtagCTCCAGCATTTTTAAGGCCAAATgacatcgtgacgtagcagtacatgccgaagggtgtgacaaaaagaagtcgcgagctggtaagattctttcatctttatttggtggtaaccggagtaagcatcaagaaaggataaaagctcACATTCCACAGTTGAATCAATGatttgatcaattcgtggcaaaggaaagggaactttcggatatgctttatttaaaccagtataatctatgcacatcctccattttccattctttttcttaactaatacaggattagctagccactcgggatggaatacctccttgatgaatctggccgccaaaaatttgtgcacctcctcgccgatcacccggcgcttgagctcatcgaagcgtcgcaggcgctgttTAACTGGCCTGGAGTTGGGCTggatgtcaagggagtgctcagcaacctccctcggtatgccaggcatgtccgaggggctccacacgaagatgtcagcgttggcgcggaggaagtcgacgagcaccacttcctatttgctgtcgagggtggcactGACCTTCAACACCTTGTCGTCGGGGCAGTTCGGATCGAGGGGCACATTCTTGACACCCTCGGAAGGTTCGAAGCTGGCTGCGTGTCGGTGCGAGGAGTCCATGGCTTCGCTTGCCATCTTATCCAAGCTGgcagcgagggcctcgtcctctgcTTGGGCCTCGGCGCGCTCGACGCAGTCAACGTCGCACtcataggcgtgctcgaacgacgggccgacggtgatgacgcccttcggacccggcatcttcatcttgacataggtgtagttggggaccgccatgaacttggcgtaacaTGGCCATCCCAGAATGGCGTGGTATGCTCCACGAATCTCTACTACCTCGaaggtgagtacctccttgcggaagttggccggCGTGCCGAAGCAAATGTGCAGATCGATCTGTCCgtggggttggactcgctttccCGGTGTGACGTCGTGAAACGACGACGTGCTTGGGCGTAGCCTGTCCAGGCCGATCCCCATGATCTCCAAAGTGTGCGCGTAcaggatgttgaggctgctgcccccgtccatgagcaccttggagaaccgggtgttgccgatgatcgGATCCACAACGAGCGGGTACTGAAGGAGAcggtgtcctccgaccagtcgaggtaggatggcgtagccttgtTGATGGAGAAGACCTCTCGGTGCTCTCGCTTGCGTTGTCGAGTGGTCATGTTCGCCATTGGTCCACCGAAGATGAAGAACACGTTCTCCACCGAGGGGAAGCCATCGCTGCCCTTGTCCtcctcgtccttcttcttggccTCGTCCTTGCGGCCGAGACGGTTGAAGTATTTGCGGAGCATGTCGCACTCCTCGAGGGTGTGTTTAACCATGCCCTTAtgataagggcacggcttctttagcatgtcgtcgaataggCCGCCGCCTCAAGGGGGTCCTCGGGGATCTCTGTGATCAGGGGTGACGGCGagggcctcgtcggagtcctccACCTGCCCCTGACCACGCTGGTTCGGCGGGCCCTTCTTATTCCCCTTCCTACCCCGCTTGGACTTCTTCGCGAGGCTCTTGGTCTTGCTGTCCTCCGTGGGCGCTTCTCCCTTGCGTTTGCCCTTTTCGCCATCGAAGATAGCACCGACCGCCTCCTCGTCGGAGGCGAAGTTGGTTGCTACGTCAAACAGCTCGTTCGCGCTGGAACGAGGGTTCCGTCCCAACTCGCGTACGAGTTCCCTGCATGTTTAGCCCAAATGAAAGGCACTAATGATTTCGGAGtcggtgacgctggggagctcggtgcactgcttggagaagcgtcggaTATAGTCTCGCAAGGGCTCGTTGGATTGCTGATGCCCCCCTCGGAGATCCCAAgagtatgtgccctggaagtttcCCACGAAGGTTCTGACCAGGTCGGACCAATCGTGATCTGACTGTCGGGAAGATGTTTGAGCCACGTGCGCGCGGAATCCGCAAGGTGCAGAGGAAGGTTCCAAATGATGACATCGTCATCAGTCGCACCACCCAGCTGGCATgccaggcggtagtcgttgagccagagccCGGGATCCGTCTCTCCCGAGTATTTGGTGAGGGTGGTGGGCTGCCGAAAGCGTGGGGGGAATGGAGCAGCGCAGATTTCCCGACTGAACACACGTGTGCCCGGGGGCTCCGGTGATGGGCTCCTATCCTCCTTGCTGTCGTAGCGGCCGCTACGTCGAGGGTGGTAGCTGTGAATGgcatcgtccttcttcttctggtTCAGGATGTTACGGGCATCGCCGTTGTAGGCGTTGCCacgcgtgtcccggaggcgcTCCTTTGCGGGGGGCAACTTGACACGGTCGTGCACCATGGGTGCCTATGCCCCACCTGCCTGTCGTGCCGGGGGTATCCCGTCCCTGCCCGCCGTTGGGGTGCGCCCTGAGACCTCGCGGTCTTGCTGTACAGCCCCACCAGCTctcgccaaggccgccgagcgagaagcagaactctcggcctgctgcaccgcAGCATCCTAGAGGAGAGCTTATGCTTCCTTGCGCAGATTGCGGCCCTCGGGAGTAGAGGGTTCAGGCATAGAGCGGAGTAGAATGGTCGCAACAGTGATCTTTTGGCTAAGTAGAAGGCCGTAGGTtcgacccctacctggcgcgctaactgtcggtgtccggacctcgcggtctagcactaaccagtgatgatgctgcgtgcaCCGgtccctagatggttgatgcaagaggaaacacaatgacaccggatttatcctggttccgtccgatgaggccgtacgtccagcaaggagGAAAGCActatactatcttgcaccgggttgcttgtagtagggggtacaaacttgagtgagagagggagagaagctcccaagtctctagaTGTTCTagagttgattgaggcaagtgccaatatgggGAGACGAGAGTGCGAGTGTCTGTCCATTGTCTGCTCGTGTGCTCCtatccctccttttatagactcaaGGAGGGATAGGTTACATGCACGGGTGATCTCTAGAGTCGTCCCTTTCTTCCCGAATCGGGGGAGAACAGTTGATGGTTTCTGTTGCCGagcactgtggggcatggcgccgGGTGTGGTCGCAGTCCTTGAAAGTCCTTTGACGGTGCCCAGGGCGTGTCCCTGTCCTGTGGCGCCAGTCGACGGCGTGGCAGTGGCGTGCTGTGCTCCACGTTTGACGAGGTGGGGTGCCGAGGGTGCTACTGACGGTGGCCTCGCCCCGGTAAAGGGCCGTACTGCGTTCGAGGTTGCTGCCCATGCccgccgagggtcctgcagaggAGAAAGCACAA
This window of the Panicum virgatum strain AP13 chromosome 1K, P.virgatum_v5, whole genome shotgun sequence genome carries:
- the LOC120652516 gene encoding NF-kappa-B essential modulator-like, producing the protein MDADIQHVLQLHWQEMHNVNRQLMILSRDKSVKLAQLYSKVGWLEQYSASLGLRLNEASTQASKMEAQARGLELELTSANGERDVQRAAAEQKAKEAELQVAALRENVEALAARAARSQHQEATIKALTDTLVQKDALLEAHGDALRSVETALEERGSSVSVLLQQVDTTYLRFRSELRKAVAEETTVKEALQVAYSSVQKDYEDLEGAAVATCQGL